A genomic stretch from Kribbella amoyensis includes:
- a CDS encoding aldehyde dehydrogenase family protein, with protein MPTKDSSRLDVRKTYKLYVGGAFPRSESGRSYVVTDAKGKFLANASQASRKDARDAVVAARKAFGGWSARTAYNRGQVLYRIAEVMEGRHDQFSAEVAAAEGLSISKARALVDQSIDRWVWYAGWADKLAQVVGSSNPVAGPYFDFSLPEATGVVALLAPQDSSLLGLTSVIAPAIVSGNTAVVVSSFDRPVPAITLGEVMATSDVPGGVVNILTGSASEVGPWLASHLDVNAIDLCGVQDADEARDLEAAAAENLKRVRRPEEEDWSANPGLSRLTQYLETKTVWHPIGL; from the coding sequence TTGCCCACTAAGGACAGCTCCCGTCTCGACGTACGCAAGACGTACAAGCTGTACGTCGGCGGGGCCTTCCCGCGCAGCGAGTCCGGCCGCTCGTACGTCGTGACCGATGCCAAGGGCAAGTTCCTCGCGAACGCCTCGCAGGCCTCCCGCAAGGACGCCAGGGACGCCGTCGTCGCGGCCCGCAAGGCGTTCGGCGGCTGGTCCGCGCGGACCGCGTACAACCGCGGCCAGGTGCTCTACCGGATCGCCGAGGTGATGGAGGGCCGGCACGACCAGTTCAGTGCCGAGGTCGCCGCCGCCGAGGGACTGTCGATCTCCAAGGCCCGCGCCCTGGTGGACCAGTCGATCGACCGCTGGGTCTGGTACGCCGGCTGGGCGGACAAGCTGGCCCAGGTGGTCGGTTCCAGCAACCCGGTGGCCGGCCCGTACTTCGACTTCTCGTTGCCCGAGGCAACCGGTGTGGTGGCGCTGCTGGCCCCGCAGGACTCCAGCCTGCTCGGCCTGACCAGTGTGATCGCGCCGGCGATCGTGTCCGGCAACACCGCCGTCGTGGTCAGCTCGTTCGACCGGCCGGTGCCCGCGATCACGCTCGGCGAGGTGATGGCGACCTCCGACGTTCCTGGTGGCGTTGTCAACATCCTGACCGGATCCGCGTCCGAGGTGGGCCCGTGGCTGGCCTCGCACCTGGACGTGAACGCGATCGACCTGTGCGGGGTCCAGGACGCCGACGAGGCGCGCGACCTGGAGGCCGCCGCCGCGGAGAACCTCAAGCGCGTCCGCCGTCCCGAGGAGGAGGACTGGTCGGCGAACCCGGGCCTGTCCCGCCTCACCCAGTACCTGGAGACCAAGACCGTCTGGCACCCCATCGGCCTCTGA
- a CDS encoding GAF domain-containing protein, whose amino-acid sequence MRAAEEYRAELAAAHDLGEVTRLARKAAREVTGAQGATFVLREEDSCFYADEDAIAPLWKGQRFPITSCISGWAMLNHQTAVIPDIEQDDRIPLQAYRTTFVRSLAMVPVGEPVSVAAVGAYWSVSRRPLKARVAELERLAALIAEAVDRVGLENAPWAPTFRR is encoded by the coding sequence GTGAGGGCTGCGGAGGAGTACCGGGCGGAGCTGGCGGCGGCGCACGACCTGGGCGAGGTGACCCGGCTGGCGCGGAAGGCGGCCCGGGAGGTCACCGGCGCGCAGGGTGCGACGTTCGTGCTGCGCGAGGAGGACTCGTGCTTCTACGCCGACGAGGACGCCATCGCGCCGCTCTGGAAGGGCCAGCGGTTCCCGATCACCTCGTGCATCAGCGGCTGGGCGATGCTCAACCACCAGACCGCGGTGATCCCGGACATCGAGCAGGACGACCGGATCCCGCTGCAGGCCTACCGCACCACCTTCGTCCGGAGCCTGGCCATGGTCCCGGTCGGCGAACCGGTGTCGGTAGCCGCCGTCGGCGCCTACTGGTCCGTCTCGCGCCGCCCACTCAAGGCCCGGGTCGCCGAACTGGAGAGGCTGGCCGCCCTGATCGCCGAAGCCGTCGACCGGGTAGGCCTCGAGAACGCCCCCTGGGCCCCCACCTTCCGCCGCTGA
- a CDS encoding AAA family ATPase: MTAVLERALFEVKRVVVGQDHLVERMMVGLLARGHCLLEGVPGVAKTLAVRTLAEVIGGRFARLQFTPDLVPGDIVGTRIWRPSAEGFDTELGPVFANLVLADEINRAPAKVQSALLEAMAEQQVSIGGTSYPLPEPFLVLATQNPVESEGVYALPEAQRDRFLLKITVDYPSPMEELTILQRMSSRRPHANPVLTPALVKELQETTEDVFVHNAVAEYVVRLVHATRVPRQYGIDDLQGVLEFGVSPRATLGLVAAGRALALLRGRDYVLPADVADVALDVMAHRLVLTFDALADGVDPRAVVARVLQAVDQPHVVPADDAPAVNAPPGFDPTGGAQGSAA, encoded by the coding sequence ATGACGGCAGTCCTGGAGCGGGCCCTCTTCGAGGTCAAGCGGGTCGTGGTCGGCCAGGACCACCTGGTCGAGCGGATGATGGTGGGCCTGCTGGCCCGCGGTCACTGCCTGCTCGAAGGGGTCCCGGGCGTCGCCAAGACGCTCGCGGTCCGGACCCTGGCCGAGGTGATCGGCGGCCGGTTCGCCCGGTTGCAGTTCACCCCGGACCTGGTCCCCGGCGACATCGTCGGGACCCGGATCTGGCGGCCGTCGGCGGAGGGGTTCGACACCGAGCTCGGCCCGGTCTTCGCCAACCTCGTGCTCGCCGACGAGATCAACCGGGCGCCTGCCAAGGTGCAGTCCGCGTTGCTCGAGGCGATGGCCGAACAGCAGGTCAGTATCGGCGGCACCAGCTACCCGTTGCCGGAGCCGTTCCTGGTACTGGCGACGCAGAACCCGGTCGAGTCCGAGGGCGTGTACGCGTTGCCCGAGGCGCAGCGGGACCGGTTCCTGCTGAAGATCACGGTCGACTACCCGAGCCCGATGGAGGAGCTCACCATCCTGCAACGGATGAGCTCGCGCCGCCCGCACGCGAACCCGGTGCTCACCCCGGCCCTGGTCAAGGAGCTGCAGGAGACCACCGAGGACGTGTTCGTGCACAACGCGGTCGCGGAGTACGTCGTCCGGCTCGTGCACGCGACCCGCGTTCCACGGCAGTACGGGATCGACGATCTGCAAGGGGTGCTGGAGTTCGGCGTGAGTCCGCGGGCCACTCTCGGCCTGGTCGCGGCGGGACGCGCGCTCGCCTTGTTGCGGGGCCGCGACTACGTCCTGCCGGCCGATGTGGCGGACGTGGCGCTCGACGTGATGGCTCATCGCCTGGTCCTCACCTTCGACGCTCTCGCTGACGGCGTGGACCCGCGAGCCGTGGTCGCACGTGTCCTGCAGGCCGTCGACCAACCGCACGTGGTCCCGGCCGACGACGCGCCCGCCGTCAACGCCCCGCCCGGCTTCGATCCCACCGGCGGCGCTCAAGGCTCGGCCGCATGA
- a CDS encoding class I SAM-dependent methyltransferase: MSGQTSGGYDPEKFERLFALDAGSFWFRARSDLIGWALDRNFPAARSFLELGCGNGYVIDRVRRDHPDWRLVGTELFEEGLANARIRMPEGVELRQLDATENPYDAEFDVAGAFDVIEHIEDAPAVLAGMFASVRPGGGVLITVPQHKWLWSKADVAAHHVKRYTRRELIGELQDAGFEVLRVTSFVSLLLPAMMASRLVKRDAADVEGELDMAAPLNTACYQVMRAEGALIRAGLNLPAGGSLLAVARRPRLPG, encoded by the coding sequence ATGAGTGGGCAGACGAGTGGCGGTTACGACCCAGAGAAGTTCGAGCGGCTCTTCGCGCTGGACGCGGGCAGCTTCTGGTTCCGTGCGCGGAGTGACCTGATCGGCTGGGCCCTGGACCGCAACTTCCCGGCCGCCCGCTCGTTCCTCGAGCTCGGCTGTGGCAACGGGTACGTCATCGACCGGGTCCGCCGCGACCACCCCGACTGGCGGCTGGTCGGAACCGAACTCTTCGAGGAAGGCCTCGCGAACGCGCGGATCCGGATGCCCGAGGGCGTGGAACTACGGCAACTGGACGCGACCGAGAACCCGTACGACGCGGAGTTCGACGTGGCCGGCGCGTTCGACGTGATCGAGCACATCGAGGACGCGCCCGCGGTACTGGCCGGGATGTTCGCGTCGGTCCGGCCGGGCGGCGGTGTCCTGATCACGGTGCCGCAGCACAAGTGGTTGTGGAGCAAGGCCGACGTCGCCGCGCACCACGTCAAGCGGTACACCCGGCGAGAGCTGATCGGCGAGCTCCAGGACGCCGGCTTCGAGGTGCTCCGGGTGACGTCGTTCGTGTCGCTGTTGCTGCCGGCGATGATGGCGTCCCGCCTGGTCAAACGGGACGCCGCCGACGTCGAGGGTGAACTGGACATGGCCGCCCCGCTGAACACCGCCTGCTACCAGGTGATGCGGGCCGAGGGTGCCCTGATCCGGGCCGGCCTCAACCTCCCGGCGGGCGGCTCCCTGCTCGCCGTCGCCCGCCGCCCGCGTCTGCCGGGTTAA
- a CDS encoding M1 family aminopeptidase: MRALTVEEARERAATVQEPAYRLEFAFTGDEQTFATVSTIRFRATPGGSTWVDVKPAELRSVTLNGESLDVGRLAEGRFPLEALRAENELVVEASMAYSFDGEGMQRSVDAADDRVYLYGMSSLESAPRYFACFDQPDLKAPYTVAVTAPEDWIVLGNGAATRTAPGHWELAETKPLSTYFVTLVAGPYHQIQGEHDGIPLSLACRQSLAPALDRDAEDLFTVTGQAFDEYHRLFGYRYPFGEYHQVFVPDFNLGAMENPGCVTFTDRLVFRSAVTDAERSTRARIVVHEMAHMWFGDTVTMKWWNDLWLNESFAEYMAHRVSHDATDHPGHWTDFGFVRKWWGLQADQRSSTHPVAADAVKDARGSLDDFDGISYAKFGNADLGEFIAMLSAAGAENLPHWSEQWLRTSGVDTLRAERTATGIRLHRDRPDHAERPHQLTVAGYDEAGQATSVDVLLDQDQVDVALDPAVALVIPDAGDDTWAKIRLDADTLDRLPKVLLRIADGTTRAVIWNSLRDSVATADLDPRKALAILLEALPAEDSDIAIGSLLRWAEDRLIGVALPYEPYRGELANALTSRLSGAPAGSSLQLAVARGTIAMTGDVDLLRGWLAGTGVPAGLEIDTDLRWSLVLRLVRLGEFGAADVDAELTRDRSTEGVIHAARCRAALADGKEAAWARITAESGIGVNELFATCEGFWHPGQAEATAPYVERFFTDIAGTAELRFGMALQLATTRAFPRYAVEPRTIELAERLLADDNVAPSIRRTVADQSDDLRRAVRARRAFG; the protein is encoded by the coding sequence ATGCGTGCGCTGACGGTCGAGGAGGCCCGCGAGCGGGCCGCAACAGTCCAGGAGCCGGCCTACCGGCTCGAGTTCGCTTTCACCGGGGACGAGCAGACGTTCGCGACCGTGAGCACGATCCGGTTCCGGGCCACGCCCGGCGGGTCGACCTGGGTGGACGTGAAACCGGCCGAGCTGCGGTCGGTCACGCTCAACGGCGAGTCGCTCGACGTCGGCCGGCTGGCCGAGGGCCGGTTCCCGCTCGAGGCGCTGCGGGCCGAGAACGAGCTCGTCGTCGAGGCGTCGATGGCGTACTCCTTCGACGGCGAGGGGATGCAGCGCAGCGTCGACGCCGCCGACGACCGGGTCTACCTGTACGGGATGTCCTCGCTGGAGTCCGCGCCGCGGTACTTCGCCTGTTTCGACCAGCCCGACCTGAAGGCGCCGTACACGGTGGCCGTCACCGCGCCCGAGGACTGGATCGTGCTCGGCAACGGCGCCGCCACCCGGACCGCGCCGGGGCACTGGGAGCTGGCCGAGACGAAGCCGCTGTCCACGTACTTCGTGACGCTGGTGGCGGGTCCGTACCACCAGATCCAGGGTGAGCACGACGGGATCCCGTTGAGCCTGGCCTGCCGGCAGTCGCTGGCGCCGGCCCTGGACCGCGATGCCGAGGATCTGTTCACGGTGACCGGGCAGGCGTTCGACGAGTACCACCGGCTGTTCGGCTACCGGTACCCGTTCGGCGAGTACCACCAGGTGTTCGTGCCCGACTTCAACCTCGGCGCGATGGAGAACCCGGGCTGCGTGACGTTCACCGACCGGCTGGTGTTCCGGTCGGCGGTGACGGACGCGGAGCGCAGTACCCGGGCGCGGATCGTGGTGCACGAGATGGCGCACATGTGGTTCGGCGACACGGTCACGATGAAGTGGTGGAACGACCTGTGGCTGAACGAGTCGTTCGCGGAGTACATGGCGCACCGGGTCTCGCACGACGCGACCGACCACCCCGGCCACTGGACCGACTTCGGCTTCGTCCGGAAGTGGTGGGGGCTGCAGGCGGACCAACGCTCGTCGACGCACCCGGTCGCGGCCGACGCGGTGAAGGACGCGCGCGGCTCGCTCGACGACTTCGACGGCATCTCGTACGCCAAGTTCGGTAACGCGGACCTGGGCGAGTTCATCGCGATGCTGTCCGCTGCCGGCGCGGAGAACCTGCCGCACTGGTCCGAGCAGTGGCTGCGCACGTCCGGCGTGGACACGCTGCGTGCGGAGCGGACGGCGACCGGGATCAGGCTGCACCGGGACCGGCCGGACCACGCCGAGCGCCCGCATCAGCTCACGGTCGCCGGGTACGACGAAGCCGGGCAAGCCACCTCGGTCGACGTCCTGCTCGACCAGGACCAGGTCGACGTGGCCCTCGATCCCGCGGTCGCCCTGGTGATCCCGGACGCCGGCGACGACACCTGGGCGAAGATCCGGCTGGACGCGGACACGCTGGACCGGCTGCCGAAGGTGCTGCTGCGGATCGCCGACGGAACCACCCGCGCGGTGATCTGGAACAGCCTGCGGGACTCGGTCGCGACGGCCGACCTGGATCCGCGCAAGGCGCTGGCGATCCTGCTCGAGGCGTTGCCGGCCGAGGACAGCGACATCGCGATCGGGTCGCTGCTGCGTTGGGCCGAGGACCGGCTGATCGGCGTCGCGCTCCCGTACGAGCCGTACCGGGGTGAGCTCGCGAACGCCTTGACCAGCAGGCTTTCCGGGGCGCCGGCCGGCAGCAGCCTGCAGCTGGCCGTTGCCCGGGGCACCATTGCGATGACCGGCGACGTGGACCTGCTGCGCGGCTGGCTCGCCGGGACGGGCGTACCGGCCGGGTTGGAGATCGACACCGATCTGCGCTGGTCCCTGGTGCTGCGGCTGGTCCGGCTGGGCGAGTTCGGTGCCGCAGACGTCGACGCGGAACTGACCCGGGACCGGTCGACCGAAGGCGTGATCCACGCGGCTCGGTGCCGGGCCGCGCTGGCCGACGGCAAGGAGGCGGCCTGGGCACGGATCACGGCGGAGTCCGGGATCGGCGTGAACGAGTTGTTCGCCACCTGTGAGGGGTTCTGGCATCCCGGTCAGGCCGAGGCGACCGCGCCGTACGTCGAGCGGTTCTTCACCGACATCGCCGGCACGGCCGAGCTGCGGTTCGGGATGGCGTTGCAGCTGGCCACGACGCGGGCGTTCCCGCGGTACGCGGTCGAGCCGCGCACGATCGAGCTGGCCGAGCGGCTGCTTGCCGACGACAACGTTGCCCCGAGCATCCGCCGGACCGTGGCCGACCAGAGCGACGACCTGCGCCGCGCGGTCCGGGCCCGACGCGCCTTCGGCTGA
- a CDS encoding LysR family transcriptional regulator: MRYDLDDLRLFVAVVAEGSITAGASAVHLSLPSASARVRALEAQAGLPLLIRERRGVRPTPAGTTLARHAQAVLAETTRLDSAVGSYTAPPSRPVVLVAGASAMHRLVPLALTGFLSAHPEYDVAVSEHRTPESLRLLVEGQADLGIVLHDEAGETELPIEPLSDDHLVVIGQAGGVLTGRSEMTYREAAEHPMVGLSLDSSLRGWIDRHLAPNAPVARYRTLVPDLHTLITLAAAGAGLAVVPRRAVPEMPDLDICPLQDSWSLRRHLLCRAAREPTAAITALADHIHRAAAR, from the coding sequence ATGCGCTATGACCTCGACGATCTGCGGCTGTTCGTCGCCGTGGTGGCCGAAGGGTCCATCACGGCAGGCGCGAGCGCGGTCCACCTGAGTCTTCCGTCGGCGAGTGCGCGGGTACGAGCCCTGGAGGCGCAGGCCGGTCTGCCTCTGTTGATCCGCGAACGCAGAGGGGTCCGGCCGACCCCCGCGGGGACGACCCTGGCGCGGCATGCGCAGGCCGTGCTCGCGGAGACGACCCGGCTCGACAGCGCGGTCGGTAGTTACACGGCGCCGCCGAGTCGGCCGGTGGTCCTGGTCGCGGGCGCGTCGGCGATGCACCGGCTGGTCCCCCTCGCGCTGACCGGCTTCCTCAGCGCGCACCCGGAGTACGACGTGGCCGTCTCGGAGCACCGGACGCCGGAGAGTCTGCGGCTGCTGGTGGAAGGGCAGGCGGATCTCGGCATCGTGCTGCACGACGAGGCGGGCGAGACCGAGTTGCCGATCGAGCCGTTGTCCGACGACCATCTGGTCGTGATCGGCCAAGCCGGTGGCGTGCTCACCGGGCGGTCGGAGATGACGTACCGCGAGGCCGCCGAGCACCCGATGGTCGGTCTGTCGCTCGACTCGTCACTGCGCGGGTGGATCGACCGCCACCTGGCCCCGAACGCGCCCGTGGCCCGCTATCGCACCCTGGTGCCCGACCTGCACACGCTGATCACGCTGGCGGCGGCCGGTGCCGGTCTGGCCGTGGTCCCGCGTCGCGCGGTCCCGGAGATGCCGGACCTCGACATCTGCCCGCTCCAGGACTCGTGGTCCCTCCGCCGTCACCTGCTCTGCCGGGCCGCCCGAGAACCCACAGCGGCCATCACCGCGCTGGCCGACCACATCCACCGGGCCGCCGCGAGGTAG
- a CDS encoding response regulator transcription factor, with protein MRLLVVEDEEGLVSALRSGLGRAGYAVDTALTGAEAMEKVATTAYDLAILDITLPDTSGLDLCRAVRRGEIEVASGRELRVLMLTARASLADRVRGLDEGADDYLTKPFALVELLARIRALLRRDVTNGTTQLHVGELVLDSSRHLATRAGRELPLTLKEFGVLRYLMSRPGHVVSAEELLEHVWDENADPFTQSVRVTVGTLRRKLTLDGEEPLLETVIGRGYRLRGES; from the coding sequence GTGCGATTACTGGTGGTGGAGGACGAGGAAGGCCTGGTCAGCGCGCTGCGCTCGGGACTCGGCCGGGCCGGCTATGCCGTCGACACGGCGCTGACCGGGGCCGAGGCGATGGAGAAGGTCGCGACCACGGCGTACGACCTGGCCATCCTGGACATCACGCTGCCGGACACCAGCGGGCTCGACCTGTGCCGCGCGGTCCGGCGGGGCGAGATCGAGGTGGCGTCCGGCCGGGAGCTGCGGGTGCTGATGCTGACCGCGCGCGCCTCGCTGGCCGACCGGGTCCGCGGCCTGGACGAGGGCGCGGACGACTACCTGACCAAGCCGTTCGCGCTGGTCGAGCTGCTGGCCCGGATCCGCGCCCTGCTCCGGCGCGACGTGACGAACGGGACCACCCAGCTGCACGTCGGCGAGCTCGTCCTGGACAGTTCTCGGCATCTCGCCACCCGGGCCGGTCGCGAGCTCCCGCTGACGCTGAAGGAATTCGGCGTCCTCCGGTACCTGATGTCGCGGCCGGGGCACGTCGTCTCGGCCGAGGAACTGCTCGAACACGTCTGGGACGAGAACGCGGACCCCTTCACCCAGAGCGTCCGGGTGACCGTCGGGACGCTGCGCCGCAAGCTCACGCTGGACGGCGAGGAACCCTTGCTGGAAACGGTGATCGGCCGGGGGTACCGGCTGCGAGGTGAGTCATGA
- a CDS encoding sensor histidine kinase has product MTTRLPGWAQTIRFRLTLTYSAVLIALSALLLGGLYFALSAYLDPKPLNPITVNKVHRGADGELKVKEGYIIQAAELSSIESAVNYRTLETLRNYSAAGMGVLFLVSLGTGWWLSGRALRPVRRITATAQEISATDLSRRIALDGPKDELRNLSDTVDDMLGRLESAFVAQRQLVDDASHELRNPLAVIQANVDAVLAHDDTPPDDRAQATAIVSRAIQRMTRLVEDLLASARRNSPAFVDADVDLAAIAGEAAEEYALLAADRELRLVRRLSPGPIAAGDASALRRAVDNLLSNAVRLARGGSELVLAVGSRHGWAWIAVRDEGPGIAEQDADRVFDRFFRSGQRQPPSTVPSSGERRAGLGLAIVRQIVESHGGSVVLHSEVGIGSTFVLWLPERSLTNTTRRSPTPPDEDPLGPRL; this is encoded by the coding sequence ATGACGACACGGCTGCCCGGGTGGGCCCAGACGATCCGCTTCCGGCTCACGCTGACGTACTCCGCGGTGCTGATCGCGTTGTCCGCGTTGCTGCTCGGTGGCCTGTACTTCGCGCTGTCGGCGTACCTCGATCCCAAGCCGCTGAACCCGATCACGGTGAACAAGGTGCATCGCGGCGCCGACGGCGAGCTCAAGGTGAAAGAGGGGTACATCATCCAGGCCGCCGAGCTGTCCAGCATCGAGTCGGCGGTGAACTACCGGACCCTGGAGACGCTGCGGAACTACTCGGCCGCCGGGATGGGCGTGCTGTTCCTGGTCAGCCTGGGCACCGGGTGGTGGTTGTCCGGGCGCGCGCTGCGGCCGGTCCGCCGGATCACCGCGACCGCGCAGGAGATCTCCGCGACCGACCTGTCCCGGCGGATCGCGCTGGACGGCCCGAAGGACGAGCTGCGGAACCTGTCCGACACCGTGGACGACATGCTCGGCCGGCTCGAGTCCGCGTTCGTCGCGCAGCGCCAGCTCGTCGACGACGCCTCGCACGAACTGCGCAACCCGCTGGCCGTGATCCAGGCGAACGTGGACGCGGTCCTCGCCCACGACGACACGCCTCCCGACGACCGGGCCCAGGCGACCGCGATCGTGTCCCGGGCGATCCAGCGGATGACCCGGCTGGTCGAGGACCTGCTCGCGTCGGCCCGGCGGAACTCGCCCGCGTTCGTCGACGCCGACGTGGACCTGGCCGCGATCGCGGGGGAGGCGGCCGAGGAGTACGCCCTGCTCGCGGCCGACCGGGAGCTGCGGCTGGTCCGCCGGTTGTCGCCCGGCCCGATCGCGGCCGGGGACGCGTCCGCGTTGCGCCGGGCCGTGGACAACCTGCTGTCGAACGCGGTCAGGCTGGCCCGCGGCGGCAGCGAACTCGTCCTCGCCGTCGGCAGCCGCCACGGGTGGGCCTGGATCGCGGTCCGCGACGAGGGACCCGGGATCGCCGAACAGGACGCCGACCGGGTCTTCGACCGCTTCTTCCGGTCGGGGCAACGGCAACCGCCGTCGACCGTCCCGTCCAGCGGTGAGCGCCGGGCCGGTCTCGGTCTGGCCATCGTCCGCCAGATCGTCGAGTCGCACGGCGGGTCGGTCGTGCTGCACTCCGAGGTCGGGATCGGCAGCACGTTCGTGCTCTGGCTGCCGGAGCGATCGCTCACCAACACCACCCGACGATCCCCGACCCCACCGGACGAGGACCCGCTCGGTCCACGGCTGTGA
- a CDS encoding RNA polymerase sigma factor, with product MNEDLEELAARAAAGDQAALPELLQAIRPQVQRRVAKFLPYREDAEEAAQDTLLTVATKIQTFKGTGTFAGWLTVVATNQARQTYRSLKRRAVEQSAEVLPEAVDPRTTSVIAGSRLDLLEALEALEANHPQLVQPLVLRDLGAMSYAEIADELDVPLGTVKARIHQARKQVAERLTVR from the coding sequence ATGAACGAGGACCTGGAAGAGCTCGCGGCCCGGGCGGCGGCCGGGGACCAGGCCGCGTTGCCCGAACTGCTGCAGGCGATCCGTCCCCAGGTCCAGCGCCGGGTGGCGAAGTTCCTGCCGTACCGCGAGGACGCCGAGGAGGCGGCCCAGGACACGCTGCTGACGGTGGCCACCAAGATCCAGACCTTCAAGGGCACCGGGACTTTCGCGGGCTGGCTGACCGTGGTCGCGACGAACCAGGCCCGGCAGACCTACCGATCGCTCAAGCGCCGTGCGGTCGAGCAGTCCGCCGAGGTCCTGCCCGAGGCGGTCGACCCGCGCACCACCTCGGTCATCGCCGGGTCCCGCCTCGACCTGCTCGAGGCCCTGGAGGCGCTGGAGGCGAACCACCCGCAGCTCGTCCAGCCGTTGGTGCTCCGCGATCTCGGGGCGATGTCCTACGCCGAGATCGCCGACGAGCTCGACGTCCCGCTGGGTACGGTGAAAGCCCGGATCCACCAAGCCCGCAAGCAGGTCGCGGAGCGTCTCACCGTCCGCTGA
- a CDS encoding serine/threonine-protein kinase: MDVIGRYRLQEQVGAGAFATVWRGYDDDLDVDVAVKVLADNWASRADVRERFLSEARLMRRIASDRVVRVFDLGKLPDGRPYFVMDYVDGGTLADILAGGPVDPADALWWGADLARAVAALHAEGVVHRDITPANLLLRPSNGLESGGGTHRIVLADLGLAKRAAEASGLTQAVGTPSYMAPEQGRGDGGFDERADVYAVGAVTYALLTGRAPFVVSSISDVLGRDPDSNPPSLRPLLHDAVGQLDDLLARALAYRVGDRWQRADTLAEHLEAEAYRLEQEAPMLASARTAAGDPDAVDTTIRSAGTTAHPGRRQWVLAALPVLFVGAAVATWFLLGR, from the coding sequence ATGGATGTCATCGGGCGATACCGGCTGCAGGAGCAGGTCGGCGCGGGCGCGTTCGCGACGGTCTGGCGGGGCTACGACGACGACCTCGACGTGGACGTGGCCGTGAAGGTGCTGGCCGACAACTGGGCCTCGCGGGCCGATGTGCGCGAGCGGTTCCTGTCCGAGGCGCGGCTGATGCGCCGGATCGCGAGCGACCGGGTGGTCCGGGTGTTCGACCTGGGCAAGCTACCCGACGGCCGGCCGTACTTCGTGATGGACTACGTCGACGGCGGCACGCTGGCCGACATCCTGGCCGGTGGCCCGGTCGATCCGGCCGACGCGCTGTGGTGGGGTGCGGATCTGGCCCGCGCGGTCGCCGCGTTGCACGCCGAGGGCGTCGTCCATCGCGACATCACCCCGGCCAACCTGTTGCTGCGCCCGTCGAACGGGCTGGAGTCCGGCGGCGGGACGCACCGGATCGTGCTCGCCGATCTCGGCCTGGCGAAAAGGGCCGCCGAGGCTTCGGGTCTCACCCAGGCCGTGGGGACGCCGTCGTACATGGCACCCGAGCAGGGTCGCGGTGACGGCGGCTTCGACGAGCGCGCCGACGTGTACGCGGTAGGCGCGGTGACGTACGCGCTGCTGACCGGCCGCGCGCCGTTCGTCGTGTCCTCGATCTCCGATGTGCTCGGCCGCGACCCGGACAGCAACCCGCCGAGCCTGCGCCCGTTGTTGCACGACGCGGTCGGTCAGCTCGACGACCTGCTGGCCCGGGCGCTCGCGTACCGCGTCGGCGACCGCTGGCAGCGCGCGGACACCCTGGCCGAACACCTGGAGGCGGAGGCGTACCGGCTGGAGCAGGAGGCGCCGATGCTCGCGTCCGCGCGGACCGCTGCCGGCGATCCGGACGCCGTGGACACGACGATCAGGTCGGCCGGCACCACCGCGCATCCTGGTCGTCGGCAGTGGGTTCTGGCCGCTCTGCCGGTTTTGTTCGTCGGCGCGGCCGTGGCGACCTGGTTCCTGCTCGGGCGCTGA